One genomic segment of Paenibacillus sp. FSL H8-0332 includes these proteins:
- a CDS encoding phage tail tube protein, which yields MTFLRASDTLSGQEGRAYATINGQTEEMFYVKTLEATVEKQKAEVKTLGRRGVQHKATGWSGSGTMTIFYMTSRFRQMMLEYMKTGIDQYFSIIVTNEDPSSTVGAQRIMLKDVNLDSVIMASLDTESDALEEEVAFTFEDVELVQPFAAPANAGQ from the coding sequence ATGACATTCTTGAGAGCCAGCGATACGCTGTCCGGCCAGGAGGGCCGGGCCTATGCCACGATTAACGGACAGACGGAAGAAATGTTCTATGTTAAAACCCTGGAAGCCACTGTAGAGAAGCAGAAGGCGGAAGTGAAGACGCTTGGACGCCGCGGGGTGCAGCATAAGGCGACAGGCTGGTCGGGCAGCGGTACGATGACGATTTTTTATATGACGAGCCGTTTCCGCCAGATGATGCTGGAGTACATGAAGACAGGGATTGACCAATACTTCAGCATTATCGTGACCAATGAAGATCCGTCCTCAACCGTGGGCGCCCAGCGCATCATGCTGAAGGATGTCAATCTGGACAGTGTCATTATGGCTTCGCTGGATACGGAGTCGGATGCGCTGGAGGAAGAGGTTGCTTTTACCTTCGAGGATGTGGAATTGGTGCAGCCCTTCGCGGCTCCGGCAAATGCCGGTCAATAA
- a CDS encoding phage tail sheath family protein, with protein sequence MAGGTWTTQNKVRPGVYVNVASNGIVAGKMGERGTAALALALPWGPAGVILKLTAQDDFQQKLGYDLTAAELLPVREVLKRAGTLLLYRLNQGVKAAVTNNGVQATALYGGERGNALKVVIEKNIDDSTQFDVRTLLEGSEVDKQTVGAASSLAANAYVEFKPSESGALTVTAGLPLSGGANGTVTNAEHSAFLSALEVQDFQTVGLVSQDNTLKSLYSAYVKRLRNTEGKKVQAVLSDYATADHEGIISVANGVILSDGTVVDKAHAVAWVAGATAAAAVNESLTYQAYDDAVDADVRFSHSETVEALTDGELLFTYSGGRAVVEQDINTFTSFSTDKGKAFSKNRVLRVLDGIAGDLKRIFESYFIGKLPNNEDGRALFWSQCVTYMNDLQNLGAIENFNAQSDIVVTPGADSDSVVLEVAVKPVDSVEKVYMKVKVV encoded by the coding sequence ATGGCTGGAGGAACATGGACAACACAAAACAAGGTGCGTCCGGGGGTATACGTAAATGTAGCCTCAAACGGCATTGTGGCAGGTAAAATGGGGGAACGCGGTACGGCTGCTTTGGCGCTTGCACTGCCTTGGGGGCCCGCGGGCGTCATTCTGAAGCTTACGGCTCAGGATGATTTTCAGCAAAAGCTGGGCTATGATCTGACGGCTGCAGAGCTGCTGCCGGTGCGAGAGGTGCTGAAGCGGGCAGGCACACTGCTGCTCTACCGTCTGAATCAGGGTGTGAAGGCTGCTGTGACCAATAACGGAGTTCAGGCGACTGCGCTGTATGGCGGGGAACGAGGGAATGCGCTTAAGGTTGTGATCGAGAAAAATATCGATGACAGCACTCAGTTCGATGTCCGGACGCTGCTGGAGGGTAGTGAGGTGGACAAGCAGACGGTAGGCGCTGCTTCCAGCCTGGCTGCGAATGCTTATGTAGAATTTAAGCCTAGTGAATCCGGTGCGCTGACGGTGACAGCCGGGTTGCCGCTCTCAGGCGGTGCGAATGGAACAGTCACAAATGCGGAGCATAGTGCGTTCTTGTCGGCGCTGGAGGTTCAGGATTTCCAGACGGTAGGTCTGGTATCGCAGGATAACACGCTGAAGTCCCTGTATAGCGCCTATGTGAAGCGTCTGCGTAATACGGAAGGCAAGAAGGTGCAGGCGGTCTTGTCCGATTATGCTACGGCTGACCATGAAGGCATCATCAGTGTGGCGAACGGCGTTATTTTGAGTGATGGAACGGTAGTGGATAAAGCTCATGCCGTGGCTTGGGTTGCCGGTGCTACTGCCGCTGCTGCGGTGAACGAATCCCTAACTTATCAGGCCTATGACGATGCTGTAGACGCAGATGTGCGCTTCAGCCATTCCGAGACGGTAGAAGCACTTACAGATGGAGAGCTGCTGTTCACCTATAGCGGAGGCCGGGCAGTAGTGGAGCAGGACATTAACACGTTCACTTCCTTCTCCACAGACAAAGGCAAGGCCTTCTCCAAGAACCGCGTGCTGCGTGTGCTGGATGGGATCGCTGGTGATTTGAAGCGGATTTTTGAGAGCTACTTCATTGGCAAATTGCCGAATAATGAGGACGGGCGCGCGCTCTTCTGGTCACAGTGCGTCACTTATATGAATGATCTGCAGAACCTCGGGGCGATTGAGAACTTCAATGCGCAAAGCGACATTGTGGTGACTCCCGGAGCGGACAGTGACAGCGTAGTGCTGGAGGTAGCGGTGAAGCCGGTGGATTCCGTAGAAAAAGTATATATGAAAGTGAAGGTGGTCTAA
- a CDS encoding phage portal protein: MSELSLFFAQNAACDTTEEFAVSLRFKDKEGNPAVWKLRSMNEEENQECRKAATRKVKGKNGTYTTDIDPNEYMAKLMTASIVHPDLKNTELQRSYGVMGAESLLRKMLLPGEFAALGERVQALNGFATDMNELVDDVKN, from the coding sequence ATGAGTGAATTAAGTTTATTTTTTGCGCAAAATGCGGCTTGTGATACAACAGAGGAATTCGCGGTCTCGCTGCGGTTCAAGGACAAGGAAGGTAACCCTGCTGTCTGGAAGCTGCGCAGTATGAATGAGGAAGAGAACCAGGAATGCCGTAAAGCGGCCACCCGCAAGGTCAAGGGAAAGAACGGCACCTACACTACGGATATTGATCCCAACGAATATATGGCGAAGCTCATGACGGCAAGCATTGTGCATCCGGATCTGAAGAATACGGAGCTTCAGCGTTCCTACGGGGTCATGGGCGCCGAATCGCTGCTGCGCAAAATGCTGCTGCCCGGAGAATTCGCTGCGCTTGGGGAGCGGGTTCAGGCTCTGAACGGCTTCGCCACAGATATGAACGAACTGGTGGATGACGTAAAAAACTAA